One genomic window of Paenibacillus xylanilyticus includes the following:
- a CDS encoding ribosomal protein L7/L12, with protein MEINTIFLIVLLLLIVILLTRVISLQSQLNELKRDVERIENAGITQRTPSSSFNYSVSSSTLSSSSEQPTELSELDQELILMIQQGNKIKAIKKLREARNLSLKDAKDYVDTLERTSS; from the coding sequence ATGGAAATCAACACCATTTTTTTAATCGTCTTATTACTTTTAATTGTGATACTACTCACCAGAGTAATCAGTCTGCAAAGCCAACTGAATGAACTTAAACGGGATGTGGAACGTATTGAGAATGCTGGCATAACGCAACGAACGCCAAGTTCCTCATTCAATTATTCTGTTTCATCATCTACCTTGTCATCTTCGTCCGAACAGCCAACGGAGTTGTCAGAGCTGGATCAAGAATTGATCCTAATGATTCAACAAGGCAATAAGATCAAGGCCATCAAAAAGCTTCGCGAAGCCAGAAACCTTTCTCTTAAAGATGCCAAAGATTATGTTGATACATTAGAACGTACTTCTTCCTGA
- a CDS encoding aldo/keto reductase: MNQTRLPLNRHQIPASPLVLGCMRFGGEWDGLPITDDLVLEGHQAVEAALEIGINHYDLADIYTRGKAEHVFGRILSERKGLRDQIIIQSKCGIRLALEDEGPQRYDTSGAHIQASVDGILSRLGVEYLDILLLHRPDPLAHPQEIGEALAKLHQSGKVRHFGVSNMGSEQIRLLQLNSSVPLIVNQLEMSLDKIGFVEAGVTVNRPQAKEQVFPYGTMEYCQAENIQLQAWGPLAQGRFTGRVVEGQRPEIEHTVQVVNKIARERDVTAESIVLAWLMKHPAGIQPVIGSIRPERIRACRDATRIELTRHEWYELYSASCGRRM; the protein is encoded by the coding sequence ATGAATCAAACACGGCTTCCTCTGAATCGTCACCAGATTCCCGCGAGTCCGCTTGTATTAGGCTGTATGCGATTTGGAGGCGAGTGGGACGGACTTCCGATCACCGATGATCTTGTACTTGAAGGTCACCAGGCCGTCGAGGCAGCTCTTGAGATCGGCATTAATCATTATGACCTGGCTGATATCTATACCCGTGGAAAAGCAGAGCATGTATTTGGACGAATCCTGTCCGAGAGAAAAGGATTGCGAGATCAAATCATTATTCAATCCAAATGCGGCATACGTCTTGCCCTGGAAGACGAGGGTCCGCAGCGCTACGATACATCTGGTGCGCATATTCAAGCCAGTGTTGACGGTATTTTATCTCGGCTTGGCGTGGAGTACCTGGACATTCTGTTACTTCATCGTCCTGACCCTCTCGCGCATCCTCAGGAGATTGGTGAAGCACTGGCGAAACTCCATCAATCCGGAAAAGTCAGACATTTTGGTGTATCCAACATGGGTTCGGAACAGATACGTCTGCTGCAGCTTAATAGTTCGGTGCCTCTTATCGTGAACCAGCTCGAGATGAGTTTGGACAAAATCGGATTTGTGGAAGCGGGTGTTACCGTGAACCGTCCACAAGCCAAGGAGCAAGTCTTCCCTTATGGTACGATGGAGTATTGTCAGGCCGAGAATATCCAGCTGCAGGCTTGGGGCCCACTTGCGCAAGGGAGATTTACCGGCAGGGTAGTCGAAGGTCAGAGACCCGAGATTGAACATACCGTCCAGGTCGTGAATAAAATTGCCAGGGAACGGGACGTAACGGCTGAATCCATTGTACTCGCTTGGTTAATGAAACATCCCGCAGGCATTCAACCTGTGATTGGTTCAATTCGACCGGAACGTATTCGAGCCTGCCGTGATGCTACCCGGATTGAACTAACGCGACATGAATGGTATGAGCTATATTCAGCTTCCTGTGGAAGAAGAATGTAA
- a CDS encoding cytochrome P450 family protein, with translation MNTNETSQTTFFTTEFTQNPYPVYEKLRETDPVFKVMFPHGEFGWIITRYEDAVEVLKDQRFSKDVAKRYGPENQTVFVNNMLFSDPPDHRRLRGLVQKAFTPKLVADMRSHIQDIADDLLNKIGSRDKMNLIDEYAFPLPIIVISEILGVPVEDQDKFRVWSNSIIDASSSDHAEMFEQHAKEFTEYLTDWFAKVRKNPGKDLISQLVIAEESGQQLTENELLGVVSLLIIAGHETTVNLIGNGVLALLEHPEQRDLLIQKPELIHNAVEEMLRYNGPVEFSTSRWALEDVEFRGQNIAKGELVIVALDSANRDTEKFKDADIFDITREKSQHLAFGKGIHLCLGAPLARLEGEIAISTLLARYPEIQLQTDVTELEWRPGMIVRGLKELPVQLK, from the coding sequence TTGAATACGAATGAAACGTCACAAACGACATTCTTTACCACGGAATTCACTCAAAACCCCTACCCCGTGTACGAAAAGTTGAGAGAGACAGACCCTGTTTTCAAGGTCATGTTTCCTCATGGTGAGTTCGGATGGATTATAACCCGGTATGAGGATGCGGTCGAAGTACTCAAGGATCAACGCTTCAGTAAGGATGTAGCCAAACGATATGGACCTGAAAATCAAACGGTTTTTGTGAATAATATGCTATTCTCCGATCCGCCGGATCATCGCCGCCTGAGAGGACTTGTACAGAAAGCGTTCACGCCCAAACTGGTTGCGGATATGAGAAGCCACATCCAGGATATCGCCGATGATCTGCTGAACAAAATAGGCTCCAGAGATAAAATGAATTTGATTGATGAGTATGCCTTTCCACTTCCGATTATTGTCATAAGCGAGATTCTGGGTGTACCAGTTGAGGATCAGGACAAGTTCCGCGTATGGTCCAATTCGATCATTGATGCATCAAGCTCGGATCACGCGGAGATGTTTGAGCAGCATGCGAAGGAGTTTACCGAGTACCTGACCGACTGGTTTGCCAAAGTACGCAAGAATCCAGGTAAAGACCTGATAAGCCAGCTTGTGATTGCGGAGGAATCCGGACAACAACTCACTGAAAATGAATTACTCGGTGTTGTCTCCCTGCTTATTATTGCTGGCCACGAGACCACGGTTAATTTGATTGGCAATGGTGTATTGGCCCTTCTTGAACACCCTGAGCAGCGAGATCTGCTGATTCAGAAGCCGGAGCTTATCCATAATGCAGTTGAAGAGATGCTGCGGTACAATGGTCCTGTTGAATTCAGTACGTCACGCTGGGCGCTGGAGGATGTTGAATTCCGTGGACAGAACATTGCCAAAGGTGAGCTTGTGATTGTGGCGCTTGATTCTGCCAATCGGGATACTGAGAAATTCAAGGATGCTGATATTTTCGATATAACAAGGGAGAAGAGCCAGCATCTCGCTTTTGGTAAAGGCATTCATCTCTGTCTTGGAGCGCCTCTGGCACGTCTGGAAGGCGAAATCGCCATCAGTACATTGCTAGCCCGTTATCCTGAAATACAGCTTCAGACGGATGTTACCGAACTGGAGTGGAGACCCGGCATGATTGTGCGAGGACTGAAGGAACTCCCGGTTCAACTCAAATGA